The following DNA comes from Streptomyces sp. NBC_00273.
CGCTGGAACTACCGGATGTCGACACGACACCGCCATGGGCTGAGGAATACCTCGCCCTTGAGCTCAAGGCCATCACGTTGTCCTGGTACGAGGGCCAGCGCGTGCCTGGGCTGCTCCAAACAGAGGGCTACGCCCGGGCCCTCTTCAAGTGCCGTGTCCCGGCACACCCCGAGGAAACCGTTGACGATCTGACCACCCGCCGCATGGCGCGGCAGGAGATCCTGCACCGCAAGACACCACCGACCCTCAGCTTCGTCATCTGGGAGCCTGCCGTCCGCCACCGCATCGGCGGCCGAGAAGTACATGAGGAGCTCCTGCGGCACTTGCTCGCCTGCACAGAACTCCCGGACGTTTCCATTCAGGTGATGCCGCTGGAGCAGTCTGCCCACGCAGCCCTCGACGGCCCCTTCATCCTCCTGGAAACCCCCACCCACCAGCACCTCGGATACTCCGAGAGTCAGCGTGGCAGCAGGCTCATCTCAGACCCGGACGAGGTCAGCATCATGGCTCGCCGATATGCGATGCTGCGGACTCAGGCCCTCAACACCGTGCAGACACAGGGCCTGTTGGACCGCCTGCTAGGAGAGCTATGAGCACCGACCTGAAGTGGTTCAAGTCGAGCTACAGCGGCGGCGACGGCGACGCCTGCGTCGAAATCGCCACCGGCCCCACGGCCATCCACGTCCGGGACTCGAAGGTCCAGGACGGCCCCGTCCTGGACCTCGCCCCGGCGAGCTGGGCGCAGCTGACCGGCTGGGTCAGCCGGTAGCGGTCACTCCGACCGCTCGGCGACCAGCGGGGCGAGGCCGTCCAGGATGCGGTCCAGGCCGAAGCGGAACTGGAAGTCCGGCTCGCCGGAGCCGGTGAAGGCGTCGGAGTCCAGTAGCCGCGTCACGGCCGGGTGGTTGTCCGGGCCGGCGAGCAGCCGCAGCGTGCGGACGTACTGGGCCAGGGCCTGCTCCGGGGTCGTGCCCGACTTCACGATGGCGTCGATCATGTCCGCGGCCATGGTGGCCTCGTTCCGCACCAGGCCGCCGATCAGGATGATCGTGGAGAGCTTCTCGCCCTCCTTCAGGCCCGTACCGGCCATCGCTGCGAGCCCCCGGTCCATCCAGGCCAGCTGGTTCGGGGTCGCGGGCGGGGCCGTGATCGGGATGCGCAGGATCCAGGAGTTGGCCATCAGGACCGCCCGCTGCGCGTACGCCCAGTTCGTGAGCAGCTCGCGCCATCCCCACCCCTCCGCCTCCGGCGGCAACGGCGGTGGGGTGCCGACCCCCGCGTCCGACATGAGGACGTAGAGCTCCTCCTTGGCGGCGACGTACCGGTAGAGGGACATCGTCGAGACGCTCAGCTCCTTGGCCACCCGGCCCATGGAGACGGCGTCCATGCCCTCACCCGCGGCCAGCGTCACGGCCGCCTCCACGATCTTCGGCAGGGTGAGCGTGGGGCGCGGCCCCTTGCCGGGGCGTTCGCGTAGGCCCCAGGCCATCTCCAGGCTGGCCGGGAGCCCGGTCCCGCTGTCCTCGTCGTCCTCGTCCGCCATGACCGCCCACTCCTCGATTGACCCCCATCCTAGTTCTGTGTATTACTTACACAGAAGAGCGTAAGGCATACGCAGAAGCTTGGAAGGGAGCACCGTCCCTCATGACCACGCACGCCTCCGGCGACCTCGGCATCCACGCCACCGGCCTCACCAAGTCCTACGGCGACCTCCGTGTCCTCGACGGCATCGACCTCGCCGTCCCGCGCGGCAGCGTCCTCGCCCTCCTCGGCCCCAACGGCGCCGGCAAGACCACCACCGTCCGGATCCTCGCCACCCTCACCGCCGCCGACTCCGGCACCGTGCGCATCGCCGGGCGCGACACCGTCACCGAACGCTCCCGGGTCCGCGAACTCATCTCCCTCACCGGCCAGTTCGCCGCCATTGACGAACTCCAGACCGGCACCGAGACCCTTCGCATGATGGGCCGCCTGGCCGGACTCTCCCCGCGCGCCGCCCGCACCCGCGCCGACGAACTCCTCGCCCGATTCGGACTCACCGAAGCGGCCGGCCGCACCGCGAAGACGTACTCCGGCGGCATGCGCCGCCGCCTCGACCTCGCCGCGAGCCTGGTCTCCCGGCCTGAAGTGATCTTCCTCGACGAGCCGACCACCGGGCTCGACCCGCGCAGCCGCCAGGACCTGTGGGAGCTCGTACGGGAACTGCGCGCCGACGGCACGACCGTGCTGCTCACCACCCAGTACCTGGAGGAGGCGGACCAGCTCGCCGACCGCGTCGCCGTTCTGGCCGACGGACGGATCGCCGCCGAGGGCACCCCCGCTGAGCTCAAGTCCCGTGTCGCGGGCCACCGACTGGACCTCACGCTCGCCACCCGGGCCGCCTACGAGGCGCTGGCCCCGCGCGCGGTGCACCGCGCCCCGGAAGAGCTCACGCTGGGTCTGGCCACCGACGGCACCGCCGCCCACGTCCGGACCCTGCTCGACGAACTCGATCCGGACCGCACCGACATCGACCGCTTCGCCCTGCGCAGCGCCACTCTCGACGACGTATTCCTCGCCCTGACGGGAGCCGACCGATGACCGCCATGCCCGTGAGCGCCTGCACCCTGGCCGGCCGCAACCTCCGCATCAGCAGCCGGCGGCCCGACGCGCTGATCGCCGCCCTGATGCTGCCCGTCATGCTGATGCTGATCTTCGTCTACTTCTTCGGCGGGGCCATCGACACCGGCACGGCGTACGTCACGTACGTGGTGCCCGGCGCCATGCTGCTCTGCGCGGGCTTCGGGGCGGCCTCCACCGCCGTCAGCGTCTGCGAGGACATGAGGGACGGCGTCATCGACCGCTTCCGCTCCCTCGATGTCGGCAGCATCCCGATCCTCGCCGGGCACGTCGCGGCGTCGGTGGTGCGCAACCTTGTCTCCACCACCCTGGTCCTCGCCGTCGCCGTCGCGATCGGCTTCCGGCCCCAGGCGGGCCCGGCCGCCGTCCTCGCCGCGGCCGGCCTGCTGTTGACGTACATCACGGCGATCTCGTGGCTGGCCGCCGCGCTCGGGCTGCTCGCCAAGTCCCCTGAGGCGGCAGGCGGTTTCACCTTCCTGATGATGTTCCTGCCGTACCCGTCCAGCGCCTTCGTCCCCATCGAGACCATGCCCGGCTGGCTCCACGGCTTCGCCGACCACCAGCCGCTGACCCCGGTGATCGAATCCCTGCGCGCACTGCTCCTGGCGCAGCCCGCAGGAAATGCCCCCTGGGTGGCCCTGACCTGGTGCGCGGGCATCACGGCCGTGGCCATGGCCCTGGCGGCGGTCCTGTTCCGCAGCAGGACCCGCTGAGGGGCCCCTGTTCGGAGCCCCTCAGCGGGCCTGTGAGCCTGCCGCTCAGCTCACTGATTGAGCGGGTAGGAAGTACGGCCCGTTGCCTCGTCGATCTCCGAGTGGGCCTTCTGCAACATCTGCGACGCGAGATCCATGAGCGCGCGAGCGCCCGCGATCTCTTCCCCGACCCTCAACTGCTCCGGGTCGGAGGGGTGACGCAAGGCATAGCCTCGCGCCTTGATCTCGGAGCCGTCCCCGAGCCTGACCAGGGCCGCCGCACTGGTGCGGTGGCCCTCCTCGGTGAATTCGAGCTCCACATGCCAACCGACGAGCGTGGCCATGGTGCATCACCTCCAGGGGGTCACCTATCCCTCCAGGGTGCGCCTGACGGGAGAGGATCGCGAGCGGGCCGTGACGGGGAGGCGGGAGCCGCCGATGACCTACGGCTCCTGCAGCACCGCGCCGGCGCCCAGCACCACCCCGGCGTCGGTCAGCGGGACTCGCGCAGCCAGCCCGCGACCTCGGTCGCCCAGTAGGTGAGGATCGTGTCGGCACCCGCACGCTTGATGCCCAGCAGGCTCTCCAGGATGGCGCGGTCGCGCTCGATCCAACCCTTCTCCGCGGCCGCCTCGATCATCGCGAACTCGCCGCTGATCTGGTACGCCGCCACCGGAACGTCCACCGCCTGCGCGACCCGGTACAGGATGTCGAGGTAGGGGCCGGCCGGCTTGACCATCACCATGTCCGCGCCCTCCTCCAGGTCGAGGGCCAGCTCCCGCAAGGACTCCCGCGCGTTCGCCGGGTCCTGCTGGTACGTCTTGCGGTCGCCCTGCAGCGAGGAGCCGACGGCCTCGCGGAAGGGACCGTAGAAGGCGGACGAGTACTTCGCCGTGTACGCGAGGATCGAGACGTCCTCGTGCCCGGTCTCGTCCAGCGCGTCACGGATGACGCCGACCTGTCCGTCCATCATCCCGCTCGGCCCGACCATGTGGACGCCCGCGTCCGCCTGGACCTGCGCCATCTCGGCGTAGCGCTCCAGCGTCGCGTCGTTGTCGACGCGCCCGTGCTCGTCCAGCACGCCGCAGTGGCCGTGGTCGGTGTACTCGTCCAGGCACAGGTCCGACATGATCACCAGGTCGTCCCCGACCTCGGCCTTCACATCGCGGATCGCGACCTGGAGGATCCCGTCCGGCTCGGTGCCCGCCGTGCCCAGCGCGTCCTTGTTCTCGTCGGCCGGGACACCGAACAGCATGATCCCGGAGACCCCCGCCTCGACCGCCTCCACGGCGGCCTTCCGCAGCGTGTCCCGCGTGTGCTGCACGACGCCCGGCATCGCGGAGATCGCCAGGGGCTCGCTGATGCCCTCCCGGACGAACGCCGGGAGGATCAGGTCCGAGGGGTGCAGCCGGTTCTCCGCGACCATCCGCCGCATCGCCGGGGTGGTGCGCAGCCGGCGGGGCCGCGAACCGGGGAAGGATCCGTACGCGCTCATGTTCCAGTCGCCTCTTCGAGCATCGACAGCAGTCCGGACAAGGGTAGGGCCCGGACCCCCCGCTCCCGGGCCCCGCCCGGCTCCGGGCCGACCGTCGGTCAGTGCGAGACCTCGACCGACAGGTACGGCGCCAGCGCCCGCAGGAAGTCCGGCGCGTCGAACATCGCCGCGGCCGAGGCCACGCCCGTCGTCCGGGTGCGCCCGGACAGGACGCGCTCGACGGCCTCCACCGCCAGGGGCGCGGTGACCGCGTAGATGTCCTGGCCGTGGGCGGTGGCGCGGCGTTCGGCGCCGCCCGCGCGGACCAGGACGTCGACGACGAAGGTCTGGTCCGACCGGCCGAGGTCGTCGACCGCCTCCGGCGCCGGCGTGTCCGCCCCGGCCAGGTCCCGGGCGGCCTCCACCGCCATGTACGTACGCACTTCGGGCACGGCCACGTGGCTGGGCACGGTGACGACATCGGCCATGGTGAACTCCGCGATCACCGCCCGCCGGCCGAACGGCTCGGGGAAGACCCAGTCCTGCTGCGTCAGCTGGTCGTCGTGGTACCGCAGGGCGCCGTCCGCGAACCGCACCCGGCGGCCCGCGCGGCGCTCGTGGGACACCTCTCCGGCCTTCCTGGTGCCCGCCGTGGGCCGCCAGCTGCTCAGCCCGTACGCGACGTGCACCTCGTCCGCCGCGGTCCACTCGCGCATCGCCGCGCCGACCAGCAGGTCGCCCAGGCCCCCGTAGAAGGCCATGGCCGGCACCACGGGCACCTCCGCCGTGCGGGCCGCTTCCGTGTGGTCGGCGAACATCGCCGCGTTCGCCTCGATCTCCGCCGCGACGTCGACGTAGGGGATCCCCGCGCGCAGGGCCGCCTCGACGACCGGGCCGCCCGTCACCGCGAACGGTCCGGCGGCGTTGATGACGGCCGCGGCTCCGGCGAGGGCGCGGTCGAGGGAGGCCGGGTCGTTCACGGCGGCCGGGCGGACGAGGACGTCCGCGCCCCCGGCCGCCAGCGCCTCCAGCCGGGCTTCGTCACGGCCGGAGACGATGGTGGCGATGCCGCGCCTGCGCAGCTCGGCGACGATGAAACGACCGGTGTGTCCCGTCGCCCCGTAGACCACCACCGCGCCCGCCGTACCCGCTCCGCGGCCCGTGCTGCCCACCGTGCTCATCGATCTCCCCGTCCTCGTCGTCCTCGTCGTCCTGGTGAGCCCAGTCTCCGGGTGGGCCGTGCCCGAACGTGATGGTCCGGAACGACATCGCCCGTACACTTTCGGACATGCCCACTGTCGCCCTGGCGGCCGCCGGTCACATGCTGCACTTCGAGCTGGCGGTGGCCTACGAGATCTTCGGCAACCCCCCGCTCGACGCCCCGCAGGGTTGGTACGACGTACTGCTCTGCGGCCCCGGCCCCGTGCGCGTCGGCCCGTTCACCGTCGAGCCCGAGCACGGGCTGGAGCGCCTGGTGCGGGCCGACACCGTGATCGTGCCCGCCTGCGCCGACGTGGACGAGCCGCCGCCGTCCGAACTGGTCGAGGCCGTACGCGCGGCCCACGCGGCCGGCGCGCGCGTCGCTTCCCTGTGCACCGGAGCCTTCGTACTCGGCGCCGCGGGCCTGCTGGACGGGCGGCGGGCCACCACCCACTGGGCGCACGCCGCGGAGCTGAGCGCACGCCATCCGCGGGCCGAGGTCGACGCCGACGTCCTCTACACCGACAACGGCAGCGTGCTCACGGCCGCGGGCAAGGCCGCCGCCGTGGACCTGTGCCTGCACCTGGTCCACCTCGACCACGGCGCCGCCGTCGCCAACTCCATCGCCCGCCGCCTCGTGATGGCGCCGCACCGGCCCGGCGGTCAGGCCCAGTTCGTCTCCACCCCGGTCCAGGTGTCGGGCGGCGACCACCAGCTCGCCGACCTGCTCGCTTGGGCCCAGCAGCGCCTCGACCGGCCGCTTACCGTCACCGACATGGCGCGCCGGGCCAGTACGAGCCCGCGCCACCTGGGACGGCAGTTCCGGGCGGTCACCGGCCAGACCCCGCTGCAATGGCTGCTGACCCAGCGCGTACGCCGCGCACAGGAGTTGTTGGAGGCCACCGACGAGACCGTCGAGGCGGTCGCCGCCGCCTCCGGCATGGGTACGGCGACCACGCTGCGCCGCCAGTTCAAACGGGTCGTCGGCATCCCGCCCGACACCTACCGCCGCACGTTCCGCAGCGCGAACCCCACCTGACGGCGGGGCGGCACCACGCGATCACCCGGGCCGGAACGACGAAGGGGCCCGGGTGCGGCATTCCTCCGCACCCGGGCCCCTCACCCGTTCCGTCGGCCGGGATCCGTCCGGCCCTCGTCCGCTCAGGTCGTACGACGCCGCCGTGCCCCCGGGCGTCGCTCGCTCGGCCGGAACACCGTCTCGCCGGCCTCCTTGGCCGCCTCGCGGCGCGCTGCACCGTACTCGGCGAGGGCCTCCGCCAGCTTCGACACCGACGGCTCCGGGGACAGCACGTCCACGCGCAGCCCGTGCTCCTCCGCCGTCTTGGCCGTCGCCGGCCCGATACAGGCGATGACGGTCACGTTGTGCGGCTTCCCGGCGATGCCGACCAGGTTGCGGACCGTGGACGAGGACGTGAAGAGAACGGCGTCGAAGCCGCCGCCCTTGATCGCCTCGCGCGTGTCCGCCGGCGGCGGCGACGCGCGCACCGTCCGGTAGGCGGTGACGTCGTCGACCTCCCACCCGAGCTCGATCAGCCCGGCGACCAGCGTCTCGGTCGCGATGTCGGCCCGCGGCAGGAACACCCGGTCGATCGGGTCGAAGACCGGGTCGTACGGCGGCCAGTCCTCCAGCAGTCCGGCCGCGGACTGCTCACCGCTGGGCACCAGGTCCGGCTTCACGCCGAACTCCACGAGGGCTGCGGCGGTCTGCTCGCCCACCGCGGCGACCTTGATGCCCGCGAAGGCGCGCGCGTCGAGGCCGTACTCCTCGAACTTCTCTCGGACGGCCTTCACGGCGTTGACCGAGGTGAAGGCGATCCACTCGTAGCGGCCCGTCACCAGGCCCTTGACCGCGCGCTCCATCTGCTGCGGGGTGCGCGGCGGTTCCACGGCGATGGTCGGCACCTCGTGGGGCACCGCGCCGTACGAACGCAGTTGGTCGGAGAGCGAAGCGGCCTGCTCCTTGGTGCGCGGTACGAGGACCCGCCAGCCGAACAGCGGCTTCGACTCGAACCAGGACAGGTCCTCGCGCCGCGCGGCGGCGCTGTGCTCACCGACCACGGCTATGACGGGCCGGGCGCCCTCGGGCGAGGGGAGCACCTTGCCCTGCTTGAACACCTGGGCGATGGTGCCCAGCGTCGCGCACCAGGTCCGCTGCCGCGTGGTGGTACCGGCGACGGTCACGGTCAGCGGGGTGTCGGGCTTGCGTCCGGCGCTCACCAGCTCGGCGGCGGCCGCCGGGACGGTCTCCAGCGTTGCGGACACGACGAGGATGCCGTCGCTCGCGCCGACCTCGCTCCAGCAGCGCGCCGAGGCGGTCTTCGCGTCGACGAACCGCACGTCCGCGCCCTGCTTGTCGCGCAGCGGGACACCGGCGTACGCGGGAACGCCCACTGCGGTCGCGACACCGGGCACCACCTCGAAGGGGATGCCGGCGGTGGCGCAGACGAGCATTTCCTCGGCGGCGTTGCCGTCGAGCCCGGGGTCGCCCGTGACGGCACGCACGACCCGCCTGCCGGAGCGTGCGGCCTCCATGACAAGATTGGCCGCGTCCCGGATCACCGGGACCCCGGCGGCTGCTGACGCTTCATCAGCGATCGTCAGCTGCGGCGTGTCGACGTTCGCCCGCGCATGAGTCCGCACGACCTCGAGCACTTCGGGCTCCGCGATCAGTACGTCCGCGGCGGCGAGCGCCTCGACGGCGCGCAACGTCAGCAGACCCGGGTCGCCCGGGCCGGCACCGAGGAAGGTGACGCGTCCGTGGGCGGCGACGGCCGGATAGGCGGAGGTGGTCGGAATTGAGGGGTTCAAAGCGATCGCTCCCCCATCAGACCGGCCGCGCCCTTGGCCAGCATCTCGTCCGCGAGTTCGCGGCCGAGCGCCATGGCCTCGTCGTACGACTGGGGCACGGGACCGGTGGTGGACAGCTGCACCAGCGTCGTGCCGTCGAGGGTTCCGACGACGCCGCGCAGGCGCATTTCATTGACAATCTCCCCGTCCGCCAGAAGGTCGGCGAACGCGCCCACGGGTGCGCTGCAGCCTGCCTCCAGGGCGGCGAGCAGGGAACGCTCGGCAGTCACGGCGGCCCGGGTGTGCGGGTCGTCGAGTTGGCCGAGCGCGGCGACGAGGTCCGTGTCGGACGCGAGGCACTCCACGGCCAGGGCGCCCTGGCCGGGAGCCGGCAGGACGCTGTCGACGGACAGCAGGTCGGTCGCTTCCCCGCCGCGGCCGATCCGGTTCAGGCCGGCGGCGGCCAGGACGACGGCGTCGAGCTCACCGTCGTGGACGAAGCCGATGCGGGTGTCGACGTTGCCGCGGATGGGCACCGTCTCGATCCGCTTGCCGAGCGACAGCGCCAGGTGGTTGAGCTGGGCGGTGCGCCGGGTCGAGCCGGTGCCGATCCGGGCGCCGTCGGGCAGCTGCTCGAAGGTCAGACCGTCCCGGGCGACGAGCGCGTCCCGCGGGTCCTCGCGGCGCGGCATGGCCGCGATCACGAGGTCGTCGGGCTGCGCGGTCGGCAGGTCCTTCAGCGAGTGCACGGCGAAGTCGACCTCGCCGCGCAGCAGCGCGTCGCGCAGGGCCGTGACGAAGACGCCCGTCCCGCCGATCTGCGAGAGGTGCTCGCGCGAGACGTCGCCGTAGGTCGTGATCTCCACGAGCTCGACGGCCCGGCCGGTGACGGCCCGTACCGCGTCGGCGACGTGCCCCGACTGGGACATGGCCAGCTTGCTCCGCCGCGTACCGAGCCGCAGCGGCTGGTCGGGACGTGTGTTCATGATGCCCGTCCTGGGTCGTCGTCGTTCATCGGATCGGCCGCGTCCGCCCGGCTGACGGAAGCAACCGTCTGAGGGTCGAGGTCGAAGAGTTCGCGCAGTGCGTCCGCGTACCCGGCGCCGCCGGGCTCGCTCGCCAGCTGCTTGACGCGCACGGTCGGCGCGTGGAGGAGCTTGTCCACGACGCGGCGCACGGTCTGGGTGACCTCGGCGCGCTGCCGTTCGTCGAGGTCGGGCACGCGCCCGTCGAGCCGCGCCACTTCCATGGCCACGACCTCGGCCGCCATGGCGCGCAGGGCGACGACGGTGGGCGTGATGTGGGCGGCCCGCTGTGCCGCCCCGAAGGCCGCCACTTCCTGGGCGACTATCCCGCGTACGGCGTCGACGTCGGCCGCCATCGGGGCGTCGGCGGACGCTTCCGCGAGCGACTCGATGTCCACGAGGCGGACGCCCGGGATCCGGTGCACGGCCGCGTCGATGTCCCTGGGCATGGCCAGGTCGAGCAGCGCGAGCCGGACGGTGGTCGCGTGGGCCTGCGTACGGGTGCTCCTGCGGGGCTGCCGCTGTGCGGCGGCCTCGCCCTGGTCGGCCCAGGTCCCGTGCAGTTCGAGGGAGTTGGCGTCGACCCCGGTCAGCGCGGAGCGCCCGTCCGGCCCGACGGGGCACCCGTCGGCTTCGACGGCCCCGGAGATGGTCCGCACGGCCCCGGCGTCGGCGATCCGGCCGTGCGTCTGCGCGGCAGCGGCCAGCCGTGCCACGACGTCGGCCATGTCGGGCCCCGCCGAATCCAGCCCCGCCAGGGGGGCCCTCCCAGCGGTAGCCGGGGGAGATTGAGGCGCGGGGGTCCGGGGGCGGAGCCCCTGGGAGGCCTGGGGCGCAGCCCCGGCCTCTCCCTGCTCGGCCGGCGCGAGCCCACCGGCGCCCCAGGAGACGGCGGCGAGCACGTCGTCGGCGCTCAGCACGAGCCCCGTCGCACCGGTGCACGAGACGACCACGTCGACTCGTGTCAGCTCATCGGCGACCCGAGCCATCGGCACGGCCACCGCCGAGACCCCGGTGCCCGAGGCAACCAGAATCTCCGCGAGCCGCTCCGCCCGGTCGGCGGTCCGGTTCGCCACGACGATCTCGGCGACTCCGACGCGCGCCAGCGTCGCCGCGGCCAGCGAGGACATCGACCCGGCGCCGATGACCAGCGCCCGCTTGCCGGCGGCCCACTCGCCCACCGGCACGTTCACGGCGAGCTGTTCCAGCCCGAAGGTCACCAGCGACTGCCCGGCCCGGTCGATCCCGGTCTCGGAGTGCGCCCGCTTGCCGACCCGCAGCGCCTGCTGGAAGAGGTCGTTGATCAGCCGCCCGGCGGTGTGGAGCTCCTGCCCCAGCGCCAGCGCGTCCTTGATCTGGCCGAGGATCTGTCCCTCGCCCACGACCATCGAGTCCAGCCCGCACGCCACCGAGAACAGGTGGTGCACCGCCCGGTCCTCGTAGTGCACGTACAGGTACGGGGTGAGCTCTTCCAGCCCGACCCCGCTGTGCTGTGCGAGCAGGGTGGACAGCTCGGCGACGCCGGCGTGGAACTTGTCCACGTCCGCGTACAGCTCGATCCGGTTGCAGGTGGCCAGTACGGTCGCCTCGGTCGCCGGTTCGGCGGCGAGGGTGTCGTGCAGCAGCTTCACCTTGGCGTCCGCGGACAGCGAGGCCCGCTCCAGGACGCTCACGGGTGCGCTGCGGTGGCTCAGCCCTACGACGAGCAGGCTCATGCCGGCATCACCGCCGGCACGTCGCCCTCGGGCCCGCCCTTGCGCTGCTCGGCGGCGGTCCGCCCGGCCGGCGGCACCACGGCCGCGGCGGGTGCGGCGCCGCCCACGGAGGAGCTGCCGGCGGCAGCGGCGGCCGCTTCCTCGCCGGCCTTGCGCTGCTCGTGGAAGGCGAGGATCTGGAGCTCGATGGAGAGGTCGACCTTGCGCACGTCCACGCCGTCGGGCACGGACAGCACGGTGGGCGCGAAGTTCAGGATGGACGTCACGCCCGCCGCGATCAGCCGCTCGCTGACCTGCTGCGCCGCGCCCGCGGGGGTCGCGATCACGCCGATCGAGACGCCGTTCTCCGAGATGATCTTCTCCAGATCATCGGTGTGCTGCACGGACATGCCGGCGACCGGCTTGCCGGCCATCGCCGGGTCGGCGTCGATGAGGGCCGCGACGCGGAAGCCGCGCGCGGAGAAGCCGCCGTAGTTGGCGAGG
Coding sequences within:
- a CDS encoding glutamyl-tRNA reductase, which codes for MSLLVVGLSHRSAPVSVLERASLSADAKVKLLHDTLAAEPATEATVLATCNRIELYADVDKFHAGVAELSTLLAQHSGVGLEELTPYLYVHYEDRAVHHLFSVACGLDSMVVGEGQILGQIKDALALGQELHTAGRLINDLFQQALRVGKRAHSETGIDRAGQSLVTFGLEQLAVNVPVGEWAAGKRALVIGAGSMSSLAAATLARVGVAEIVVANRTADRAERLAEILVASGTGVSAVAVPMARVADELTRVDVVVSCTGATGLVLSADDVLAAVSWGAGGLAPAEQGEAGAAPQASQGLRPRTPAPQSPPATAGRAPLAGLDSAGPDMADVVARLAAAAQTHGRIADAGAVRTISGAVEADGCPVGPDGRSALTGVDANSLELHGTWADQGEAAAQRQPRRSTRTQAHATTVRLALLDLAMPRDIDAAVHRIPGVRLVDIESLAEASADAPMAADVDAVRGIVAQEVAAFGAAQRAAHITPTVVALRAMAAEVVAMEVARLDGRVPDLDERQRAEVTQTVRRVVDKLLHAPTVRVKQLASEPGGAGYADALRELFDLDPQTVASVSRADAADPMNDDDPGRAS
- a CDS encoding redox-sensing transcriptional repressor Rex; translation: MATGRTHRPATRSRGIPEATVARLPLYLRALTALSERSVPTVSSEELAAAAGVNSAKLRKDFSYLGSYGTRGVGYDVEYLVYQISRELGLTQDWPVVIVGIGNLGAALANYGGFSARGFRVAALIDADPAMAGKPVAGMSVQHTDDLEKIISENGVSIGVIATPAGAAQQVSERLIAAGVTSILNFAPTVLSVPDGVDVRKVDLSIELQILAFHEQRKAGEEAAAAAAGSSSVGGAAPAAAVVPPAGRTAAEQRKGGPEGDVPAVMPA